GGGACTGGGCTTTACGGTTTTACCTTTACACGCAGTAAATGCCTTCCATAACCAGAGCGCCATCCGTACACATCCATTAGCCAGACCCGTCGGTGAAAAGCTCTACCTTTGCCACAACCGCACAGCCTTTATGGCCAACAGAAGCAAACATATAAAAGTGCAAATTCGGGATTATTTAACAGGAGGAAAGCCTTAGTTAAGCCCGAGCTTTCATCCAGGTGTCTAAAGCATTTTCTATACAAGGGTATATTTACTTCTGCTCAAGATGCAGCAAAATTGATTGCTGATCTTTCTTAGTCATTTTACTCACCACTAGCATAAACGAGTTATCTATCATCCGCTCAAGCTCTCCTTGTGGAATTGAGCCATCTAAAATCACGGTATTCCACAGGCGCTTATTCATATGATAGCCGGGGATCACGGAGGGAAAGATATCACGCAGCATCACGGCTTCTTCGGGCTCGCATTTAAGGTTCATCCACCAATCGCAGTGTTCATCATCCCCTTTGCCCATTTTACCTAAGGCCAGGGTCGCAAACATTTTATTCTTCACCTTAAACACCATGACATCTTCCCCGAAAGGAAAGTCTAATGTGGCTTCGGGTTTCCCCAGCAGGTAATCTTTTGCCTGTAAATGATCCATTTTTTGCTAAGGGCTATCTCTAAAAAGTGCTGATATTACAGAATAGTAAGCCTTGGCGGATAAGAGCGCAAGATGAAAAAAAGCCCGGGCCAGATGAGCGGTAGCCCGGGCTTTAAGATAACCGATAACCTGTATCAGTTAAAAACTGTAGGTGAGCTCGCCCCAGATGCTAGTGCCCTCACCCCGTAACCTGTCCATCACCTCAATATCGACATTTTTCACCCGGTTATAACCACCAAGATGGTTTTCATACTCCTTGTCCAGGATATTGTCTATGCCGCCGCGCAGGGTTAATGAAGCCCCCAGGTAATATTGCACATCCAGGTTGAGCAGGCCGTAACCCGCCGTTTGCTGTTCATCATTGGTCAGGGAAACCTTGTCCTGCTTGTCTACCAGCTGCCAGTTTAAGGTTGCCAACAACGCATCAGACTGATAGCTGACATTAAGCTGGGCATTTAACGGGGCAATACGGTAGAGATCGTCGT
This genomic window from Thalassomonas viridans contains:
- a CDS encoding MmcQ/YjbR family DNA-binding protein, whose protein sequence is MDHLQAKDYLLGKPEATLDFPFGEDVMVFKVKNKMFATLALGKMGKGDDEHCDWWMNLKCEPEEAVMLRDIFPSVIPGYHMNKRLWNTVILDGSIPQGELERMIDNSFMLVVSKMTKKDQQSILLHLEQK